Proteins encoded together in one Sulfitobacter pontiacus window:
- the der gene encoding ribosome biogenesis GTPase Der produces the protein MSFTLAIVGRPNVGKSTLFNRLVGKKLALVDDQPGVTRDLREGAARLADLRFTVVDTAGLEEVTDDSLQGRMRRLTERAVDMADICLFMIDARVGVTPSDLVFADILRKKSAHVILAANKAEGKAADAGVIEAYSLGLGEPIRLSAEHGEGLNDLYTHLMPIADSFAERAQTDAPETDVDLTEEEAELGDEEAPMPVPTKTKPLQVAVVGRPNAGKSTLINQIMGEDRLLTGPEAGITRDAISLQTDWFDVPMRIFDTAGMRKRAKVQEKLEKLSVSDGLRAVKFAEVMVVLLDADIPFEQQDLRIADLAEREGRAVVVAVNKWDLETDKQGKLKDLRESFERLLPQLKGAPLVTVSAKTGRGMDRLHNAIMRAYEVWNRRVTTAQLNRWLSGMMEAHPPPAPQGKRIKLRYMTQAKTRPPGFVVMCSHPDKVPESYNRYLVNGLRLDFDMPGTPIRLWMRGQSDANPYKGRKKAKPSKLRKHTDGHRKDR, from the coding sequence ATGTCTTTCACCCTCGCCATTGTGGGCCGTCCCAACGTCGGGAAATCCACGCTGTTCAACCGTCTGGTCGGTAAAAAGCTGGCGTTGGTCGATGATCAGCCCGGTGTGACGCGCGATCTGCGAGAAGGCGCGGCGCGGCTTGCCGACCTGCGATTCACCGTGGTGGATACCGCCGGGCTTGAAGAAGTCACCGACGACAGCCTGCAGGGCCGGATGCGCCGCCTGACCGAACGTGCCGTGGATATGGCGGACATCTGCCTGTTCATGATCGACGCCCGCGTGGGGGTCACGCCGTCTGATCTGGTCTTTGCCGATATCCTGCGCAAGAAATCCGCCCATGTTATTCTGGCCGCCAACAAGGCCGAAGGCAAAGCCGCCGACGCCGGTGTGATCGAGGCCTACAGCCTTGGCCTTGGCGAACCGATCCGCCTGTCTGCCGAACACGGCGAGGGGCTGAACGATCTTTACACCCATCTGATGCCAATCGCCGACAGTTTCGCCGAGCGGGCGCAAACCGATGCGCCGGAAACAGATGTGGACCTGACCGAGGAAGAAGCCGAACTGGGCGACGAAGAGGCACCCATGCCCGTCCCCACCAAGACCAAGCCCTTGCAGGTGGCCGTCGTAGGGCGTCCGAACGCGGGTAAATCCACCCTCATCAACCAGATTATGGGCGAGGATCGTCTGCTCACCGGACCAGAGGCGGGGATCACCCGTGATGCGATTTCGCTGCAAACCGACTGGTTCGACGTGCCCATGCGGATCTTTGACACCGCCGGGATGCGCAAACGCGCCAAGGTGCAGGAAAAGCTCGAAAAGCTGAGCGTCAGCGATGGTTTACGTGCGGTGAAATTCGCCGAGGTTATGGTGGTTCTGCTGGATGCGGATATCCCCTTTGAACAGCAAGACCTGCGCATCGCCGATCTGGCCGAACGCGAAGGCCGCGCCGTTGTGGTTGCGGTGAACAAATGGGACCTTGAGACCGACAAACAGGGCAAGTTGAAAGACCTGCGCGAAAGCTTTGAACGGCTTCTGCCGCAGCTCAAGGGCGCGCCTTTGGTGACCGTTTCGGCCAAGACCGGGCGCGGGATGGACCGTTTGCACAACGCGATCATGCGCGCCTATGAGGTCTGGAACCGCCGTGTCACCACCGCACAGCTGAACCGCTGGCTGTCTGGCATGATGGAGGCGCACCCGCCCCCCGCGCCGCAGGGCAAGCGTATCAAGCTGCGCTATATGACCCAAGCCAAGACCCGCCCGCCGGGGTTCGTGGTCATGTGTAGCCACCCCGATAAGGTGCCGGAAAGCTATAACCGCTATCTTGTCAACGGGTTACGGCTGGACTTTGACATGCCGGGCACGCCGATCCGCCTGTGGATGCGCGGCCAGTCGGACGCCAACCCCTATAAGGGGCGCAAAAAGGCGAAACCGTCGAAGCTGCGCAAACATACCGACGGGCACCGCAAGGACCGCTAG
- a CDS encoding tetratricopeptide repeat protein, translating to MSDTDSFIDEVNEEVRRDRFYFMLKRYGWIAVLAVILLVGGAAWNEYQKAQARAEAETLGDAMFAALSAEDTAARAAAFEKIEATNPRAGAMLGLLTAAEQAQAGETDAAVATLNGIGLDADVPAIYREIAQFKAITLQGSDMPANERRLALENLAQPGSSLRLLAQEQLAMIDIEEDAPEAAIERYQGILNDADVTSDLQQRALQVIVALGGDPQMGTAAPAPQTDTVPALDADNN from the coding sequence ATGAGCGATACAGACAGTTTCATCGACGAAGTAAACGAAGAGGTCCGCCGCGACCGGTTCTACTTTATGCTCAAACGCTATGGCTGGATTGCGGTGCTGGCCGTGATCCTGCTGGTCGGTGGGGCCGCGTGGAACGAATACCAGAAAGCACAGGCCCGCGCAGAGGCGGAAACCCTTGGCGACGCGATGTTTGCAGCGCTTTCCGCCGAAGATACAGCCGCCCGCGCTGCCGCCTTTGAAAAAATCGAGGCCACAAACCCCCGCGCCGGTGCCATGCTGGGCTTGCTGACCGCCGCCGAACAAGCCCAAGCAGGCGAGACCGACGCCGCCGTCGCCACCTTGAACGGCATCGGGCTGGATGCGGATGTGCCCGCGATCTATCGCGAAATCGCCCAGTTCAAGGCGATTACCCTGCAAGGATCGGATATGCCCGCCAATGAACGCCGTCTGGCGTTGGAAAATCTGGCGCAGCCCGGCAGCAGCCTGCGCTTGCTGGCGCAAGAACAACTGGCCATGATCGACATCGAAGAAGACGCCCCCGAGGCCGCGATCGAACGGTATCAGGGGATCCTGAACGACGCGGATGTGACCTCGGACTTGCAACAACGCGCCCTTCAGGTGATTGTCGCCTTGGGGGGGGATCCGCAAATGGGTACCGCAGCCCCCGCGCCGCAAACGGACACCGTGCCGGCGCTGGATGCAGACAATAACTAA
- a CDS encoding PQQ-like beta-propeller repeat protein, translated as MTILHSISLKPTSTRRATLGMGAVVASLLLSACAEPEVILPGVREDVRSVLQGSDGFAAPADAPVPANTTRAISLPAATTNASWSQSSGTPSTRVSHPALGAAPQLAWSASIGKGDSRKQRITATPVVSGGRVFTIDSGATVTATSATSGATLWTRDLTPQSDGQGDATGGGLAVDGNTVYVSLGFGSVTALDVDSGGTRWTQDIDGTGSGAPTVFGDMVYFTSGDDTGWALNKSNGRVQWQTGSTSSINNVLGAPAPAVGSQIAVLAFGSGEVQGLFRQGGLDRWNTSVVGKRPGRALANISDVTSAPVISGDTVYVGNQSGRLAALSLGGGERQWTAREGAIGPVWPAGDSVFVVTDLNELVRLDASTGTRIWGTPLPNFVKDKPKRQSEVFGNYGPILAGGRVIVASSDGTLRSFDPTNGALVAQVTIPGGATTAPVVAGGVLYVVSAKGQLHAFR; from the coding sequence ATGACCATTCTCCACAGCATCTCCTTGAAACCCACGTCGACGCGCCGTGCCACACTTGGGATGGGGGCGGTGGTGGCATCGCTGCTGCTGTCAGCCTGCGCCGAACCAGAGGTGATCCTGCCCGGCGTGCGCGAGGATGTGCGATCGGTCCTGCAAGGCAGCGACGGCTTTGCAGCCCCCGCCGATGCGCCGGTGCCAGCCAATACAACACGCGCGATTTCGCTGCCTGCAGCGACCACTAACGCCAGCTGGTCGCAAAGCTCTGGCACGCCAAGCACACGCGTCAGCCACCCCGCGCTTGGTGCAGCGCCGCAGCTTGCGTGGTCTGCCTCTATCGGGAAGGGCGACAGCCGCAAGCAACGCATCACCGCGACGCCTGTCGTGTCGGGCGGGCGCGTGTTCACCATCGATTCCGGTGCGACGGTCACCGCGACCTCTGCCACATCGGGAGCCACACTTTGGACGCGTGACCTGACGCCGCAAAGCGACGGGCAGGGCGATGCGACCGGTGGCGGCTTGGCCGTCGATGGCAACACAGTCTACGTCTCGCTCGGCTTCGGGTCGGTCACGGCGCTGGATGTCGACAGTGGCGGCACGCGCTGGACGCAGGATATCGATGGCACCGGATCGGGGGCCCCGACAGTCTTTGGCGATATGGTCTATTTCACCTCTGGCGACGACACCGGTTGGGCGCTGAACAAATCCAACGGCCGCGTGCAATGGCAGACCGGGTCGACCAGCAGCATCAACAATGTGCTTGGCGCACCGGCCCCCGCCGTGGGGTCGCAGATCGCCGTGCTGGCCTTTGGCTCGGGCGAGGTGCAAGGGCTCTTCCGTCAGGGCGGGCTGGATCGTTGGAACACGTCTGTCGTGGGCAAACGCCCGGGGCGCGCGCTGGCCAATATCTCTGACGTGACAAGCGCGCCGGTGATCTCGGGCGATACCGTTTATGTGGGCAACCAGTCGGGCCGCCTGGCAGCACTGAGCCTTGGCGGCGGCGAACGCCAGTGGACCGCGCGCGAAGGCGCGATTGGCCCCGTTTGGCCCGCAGGCGACAGCGTCTTTGTCGTGACCGACCTGAACGAGCTGGTGCGTCTGGATGCCAGCACCGGCACCCGCATCTGGGGCACACCGCTGCCGAATTTCGTCAAGGACAAGCCCAAGCGCCAGTCCGAGGTCTTTGGCAACTACGGCCCCATCCTTGCCGGTGGCCGCGTGATCGTGGCCTCTAGCGATGGCACGCTGCGCAGCTTTGACCCTACCAATGGCGCGCTGGTTGCACAGGTGACGATCCCCGGCGGGGCGACCACTGCGCCGGTCGTGGCGGGGGGCGTTCTTTACGTCGTATCCGCGAAAGGGCAATTGCACGCTTTCCGTTAG
- the serS gene encoding serine--tRNA ligase, with amino-acid sequence MHDIKAIRENPDAFDAALARRGDTPVSAQVLALDEARRAKISAAETAQAEQNKASKLVGAAKAKGDEAEFERLRTLVSDKKAEVTAMQAEAKDLDAQLTDMLARIPNLPADDAPDGADEADNVEVNRWGDVPAFDFKAKEHFEIASVAASMDFETAAKTSGARFVMLKGAVARIHRALAQFMIDTHVDENGLTEHMTPVLVRDEAMYGTDKLPKFGDDSYQTTNGWWLIPTSEVTLTYSVAGDVLEEAALPRRMTAHTLCFRSEAGSAGRDTSGMLRQHQFEKVEMVSVTHPDQSDDEQKRMLRCAEDMLERLGVPYRTVILCTGDMGFGARRTFDIEAWLPGQNAYREISSVSTTGDFQARRMNARFKPADGGKPQFVHTLNGSGLAVGRCLIAVLENGQQADGSVKLPDVLTPYLGGKTTLGIDGTLS; translated from the coding sequence ATGCACGACATCAAAGCCATCCGTGAAAACCCCGATGCTTTCGACGCCGCCCTCGCACGGCGCGGCGACACCCCTGTAAGCGCGCAGGTACTGGCACTGGACGAGGCACGGCGGGCCAAGATTTCAGCAGCGGAAACCGCGCAGGCCGAGCAGAACAAAGCCTCCAAACTGGTGGGCGCGGCCAAGGCCAAGGGCGACGAGGCCGAATTCGAACGTCTGCGCACATTGGTCAGCGACAAGAAGGCCGAAGTCACCGCCATGCAGGCAGAGGCCAAGGATCTGGACGCGCAGTTGACCGACATGCTGGCGCGCATCCCCAACCTGCCCGCCGATGATGCCCCAGATGGCGCGGACGAGGCTGACAATGTCGAAGTGAACCGCTGGGGCGATGTGCCGGCGTTTGATTTCAAGGCGAAAGAGCATTTCGAGATCGCCAGCGTCGCGGCGTCAATGGATTTCGAAACCGCCGCCAAAACTTCCGGCGCGCGCTTTGTGATGCTTAAAGGGGCCGTGGCGCGGATTCACCGTGCGCTGGCGCAATTCATGATCGACACCCATGTCGATGAAAACGGGCTGACCGAACATATGACCCCCGTGCTGGTGCGCGACGAGGCGATGTATGGCACCGACAAGCTGCCCAAATTCGGCGACGACAGCTATCAGACCACAAACGGCTGGTGGCTGATCCCCACCTCCGAAGTGACGCTGACCTATTCGGTCGCCGGTGACGTGCTGGAAGAGGCCGCCCTGCCCCGCCGGATGACCGCCCACACCCTGTGCTTCCGCTCCGAGGCGGGCAGCGCGGGCCGCGACACCTCGGGCATGCTGCGCCAGCACCAGTTCGAGAAGGTCGAGATGGTATCGGTCACCCACCCCGATCAATCGGATGACGAACAAAAGCGTATGCTGCGCTGTGCCGAAGACATGCTGGAACGTCTGGGCGTGCCGTACCGCACCGTGATCCTGTGCACCGGTGACATGGGATTTGGCGCGCGCCGGACCTTTGACATCGAGGCCTGGCTCCCCGGTCAGAACGCCTACCGCGAGATAAGCTCTGTTTCGACCACGGGGGATTTTCAGGCGCGGCGGATGAACGCACGGTTCAAACCCGCAGATGGCGGCAAACCGCAGTTCGTGCACACGTTGAACGGGTCCGGTCTGGCCGTCGGGCGCTGCCTGATCGCGGTGCTGGAAAACGGCCAGCAGGCCGATGGGTCGGTCAAACTGCCCGACGTGCTGACCCCCTATCTGGGCGGCAAGACCACTTTGGGCATCGACGGCACGCTCAGCTGA
- a CDS encoding efflux RND transporter periplasmic adaptor subunit, with the protein MRIFPLLAAIAVSALMYMAIFERDALLGLAQGAAQPPAPAVDADSTDTASPSDVAEPARVKVVVQRSAAAPLASAVIVRGQTTAARQVAVKAETSAVVVSAPLRKGATVNAGDVLCELDPGTRGAQQAEAQARRDEAQSRVPEAQARVAEAQARLDETLIKLNAAQKLGEGGFSSQTTLATAEAAVAAARAALSSAEAGLNAAHSGIEAAEAAVASTQAEIDRLTLTAPFEGLLESDTAELGSLLQTGSLCAQVIQLDPIKLVGFIPETEVDRVSLGAQAQARLAAGDREIAGTVTFISRASDPTTRTFQVEIEVPNPDLSIRDGQTAEIAIASAGVEAHLLPQSALTLNDDGTLGVRLIDAENTVDFAAVTLVRDTPEGIWVTGLPAQANVIVLGQEYVTAGVTVTPTFRDEAPE; encoded by the coding sequence ATGCGCATCTTCCCCCTTCTGGCGGCCATCGCCGTTTCCGCCCTGATGTATATGGCAATTTTCGAACGTGACGCCCTGTTGGGGCTGGCACAGGGGGCCGCGCAACCTCCGGCGCCTGCGGTGGATGCCGACAGCACCGATACCGCGTCCCCGTCAGATGTGGCAGAGCCCGCGCGGGTGAAGGTCGTGGTGCAGCGCAGCGCGGCGGCACCGCTCGCCTCTGCCGTGATCGTGCGCGGTCAGACCACGGCGGCGCGGCAGGTGGCGGTCAAGGCGGAAACCTCTGCCGTTGTGGTATCGGCCCCGCTGCGCAAGGGCGCGACCGTGAACGCGGGCGATGTGCTGTGCGAGCTGGACCCCGGCACCCGTGGTGCGCAACAGGCAGAGGCGCAGGCCCGCCGCGACGAGGCACAATCCCGCGTCCCCGAGGCACAGGCCCGCGTGGCCGAGGCGCAGGCCCGTCTGGATGAAACCCTGATCAAGCTGAACGCGGCACAAAAACTGGGCGAAGGCGGGTTTTCGTCGCAGACCACGCTGGCCACCGCCGAAGCTGCTGTCGCCGCCGCGCGCGCTGCACTCAGCTCTGCCGAGGCGGGGCTGAATGCGGCACATTCCGGCATTGAGGCTGCGGAGGCCGCCGTTGCCAGCACACAGGCCGAGATTGACCGGCTGACCCTCACCGCGCCGTTCGAAGGGCTGCTGGAAAGCGACACCGCAGAGCTTGGCAGCCTGCTGCAAACCGGATCGCTTTGTGCGCAGGTGATCCAGCTTGATCCGATCAAACTGGTGGGCTTTATCCCCGAAACCGAGGTTGACCGCGTCAGCCTTGGCGCGCAGGCGCAGGCGCGGCTGGCCGCGGGCGACCGCGAGATCGCAGGTACCGTCACCTTTATCTCGCGCGCCTCCGATCCGACGACGCGCACCTTTCAGGTGGAAATCGAGGTGCCCAACCCCGATCTGAGCATCCGCGACGGCCAGACCGCCGAAATCGCCATCGCCTCGGCCGGGGTCGAGGCGCATCTGCTGCCGCAATCCGCCCTGACGCTGAATGATGACGGCACCCTTGGCGTGCGTCTGATCGACGCCGAGAATACCGTTGATTTCGCCGCAGTCACACTTGTGCGCGACACGCCCGAGGGGATCTGGGTCACCGGCCTGCCCGCGCAGGCGAATGTCATCGTGCTGGGACAGGAATATGTCACCGCTGGCGTGACCGTCACCCCGACCTTCCGCGACGAGGCCCCGGAATGA
- the secF gene encoding protein translocase subunit SecF codes for MRLRLISDDTNIDFFKHAKLTFGASCVAVLLALAVWFTMGLNYGIDFRGGTTLRTQSDAAVDVAAYRTALDPLELGDVSISEVFDPASDSTKHVAMVRIQAQEGEEAASPEMIQNVEEALKTVAPNIVFTSVESVGPKVSGELIQTAFLAVAASLGAILIYIWLRFEWQFSVGAVAALFHDVVLTIGVFSALQIRFDLAVIAAILTIIGYSINDTVVIFDRLRENLRKYKKRDLREIMNLSVNETLSRTLMTSGTTLLALIALLVLGGDVIRGFVFAITWGVVVGTYSSVYVAKNVVLFLGVKRDWSKKDNNNTGQYANIDA; via the coding sequence ATGCGGCTGAGACTGATCTCCGACGATACGAATATCGACTTCTTCAAACACGCCAAGCTGACCTTTGGGGCGTCCTGTGTGGCGGTGCTGCTGGCCTTGGCCGTGTGGTTCACCATGGGCCTGAACTACGGCATCGACTTCCGAGGCGGGACGACCCTGCGCACGCAAAGTGACGCAGCCGTGGACGTGGCGGCCTACCGCACGGCGCTGGATCCGCTAGAGCTTGGCGATGTGTCCATCTCAGAGGTGTTTGACCCTGCCAGCGACAGCACCAAACATGTCGCGATGGTCCGCATCCAGGCCCAGGAGGGCGAAGAGGCCGCATCCCCCGAGATGATCCAGAATGTCGAGGAAGCGTTGAAAACCGTGGCCCCGAACATCGTCTTCACCTCGGTCGAATCTGTTGGCCCCAAAGTGTCGGGCGAGCTGATCCAGACCGCGTTTCTGGCGGTTGCTGCCTCCCTCGGGGCGATCCTGATCTACATCTGGCTCAGGTTCGAATGGCAGTTCTCTGTCGGGGCGGTCGCGGCGCTGTTTCATGATGTGGTGCTGACCATCGGCGTCTTCTCGGCCCTGCAGATCCGGTTCGATCTGGCGGTGATCGCGGCGATCCTGACCATCATCGGCTATTCGATCAACGACACCGTGGTGATCTTTGACCGCCTGCGTGAAAACCTGCGCAAATACAAGAAACGCGACCTGCGCGAGATCATGAACCTCAGCGTCAATGAGACCCTGAGCCGGACCTTGATGACATCGGGCACCACCTTGCTCGCGCTCATCGCGCTGCTGGTTCTGGGCGGCGATGTGATCCGTGGCTTTGTCTTCGCGATCACATGGGGCGTTGTTGTGGGCACCTATTCTTCGGTCTATGTGGCCAAGAACGTCGTGCTGTTTCTGGGCGTCAAACGCGACTGGTCCAAGAAAGACAACAACAATACCGGCCAATACGCCAACATCGACGCGTAA
- the secD gene encoding protein translocase subunit SecD produces MLQIDLWKRVLIILTCAAGLWLALPNAFYGPVEQHNDAVKAISVAGATPELEAQKALWPEWMPERLVNLGLDLRGGAHLLAEVNVEDVYANRMEAAWPEVRDALRSITPVRRVDAPKGELRVRINDASVMAQALEATRALARPVQSLTGTGQNDIVVNGANDIITITLTDAEKQATDERTMQQSLEIIRRRIDEVGTREPTIQRQGSDRILIQVPGIGSAAELKAIIGTTAQLTFNPVVNRGANENAAPGLGNSLLPDAEAPGVFYIIETAPVVTGEQLVDAQPSFDQNGRPAVSFRFDTTGARKFGTYTAENIGAPFAIVLDDEVISAPTIQSAIPGGSGIITGNFTVEESTNLAVLLRAGALPAGLTFVEERTIGPELGQDSIDAGKIATSVAFGAVLFFMWASYGLFGLFANIALIINVGMIFGLLSLIGATLTLPGIAGIVLTVGMAVDANVLIFERIREELKTAKGPARAISLGYERALSAILDANITTFIIATILFVLGSGPVRGFAVTLGLGIVTSVFTAYFVTRLIVVFWFERRRPKTITV; encoded by the coding sequence ATGCTTCAGATTGATCTGTGGAAACGGGTGTTGATCATCCTCACCTGTGCCGCTGGCCTGTGGCTGGCGCTGCCCAATGCGTTCTACGGACCCGTCGAACAGCACAATGATGCGGTCAAGGCGATCAGCGTTGCTGGCGCCACCCCCGAGCTTGAGGCGCAAAAGGCGCTTTGGCCCGAGTGGATGCCGGAACGTCTGGTCAACCTTGGCCTCGATCTGCGCGGCGGGGCCCATTTGCTGGCCGAAGTGAATGTCGAAGACGTTTACGCCAACCGGATGGAGGCCGCCTGGCCCGAGGTCCGCGATGCGTTACGCTCGATCACGCCGGTCCGCCGCGTTGACGCCCCCAAGGGCGAGCTGCGCGTGCGCATCAACGATGCCTCTGTCATGGCACAAGCTTTAGAGGCGACCCGTGCCTTGGCCCGCCCCGTGCAGTCGCTGACCGGCACAGGGCAGAACGACATCGTGGTAAACGGTGCCAATGACATCATCACCATCACGCTGACCGATGCCGAGAAACAGGCCACGGACGAGCGCACGATGCAGCAGTCGCTGGAAATCATCCGCCGCCGCATCGACGAGGTGGGCACACGCGAGCCCACGATCCAGCGTCAGGGTTCGGACCGTATCCTTATTCAGGTGCCCGGCATCGGGTCGGCCGCAGAGCTGAAAGCGATCATCGGGACCACGGCGCAGCTGACGTTTAACCCCGTGGTGAACCGTGGTGCCAACGAAAACGCGGCACCGGGTCTGGGCAATTCGCTTTTGCCCGACGCCGAAGCGCCCGGTGTCTTCTACATCATCGAAACCGCGCCCGTCGTGACCGGCGAACAGCTGGTCGATGCGCAGCCCAGCTTTGACCAGAACGGCCGCCCCGCTGTCAGCTTCCGCTTTGACACCACCGGCGCGCGCAAGTTCGGCACCTACACGGCAGAGAACATCGGCGCGCCTTTCGCCATTGTGCTGGATGACGAGGTCATCAGCGCCCCCACCATCCAAAGCGCGATCCCCGGCGGGTCGGGCATCATCACCGGTAACTTCACGGTCGAGGAATCCACCAATCTGGCCGTCTTGCTGCGGGCAGGGGCCTTGCCCGCGGGTCTGACCTTTGTCGAGGAACGCACCATCGGGCCGGAACTGGGGCAAGACAGCATTGACGCGGGCAAGATCGCGACCAGCGTCGCCTTTGGCGCGGTGCTGTTCTTTATGTGGGCCAGCTACGGGCTTTTCGGGCTGTTTGCCAATATCGCGCTGATCATCAACGTCGGCATGATCTTTGGCTTGCTGAGCCTGATTGGTGCCACGCTGACCCTGCCCGGTATCGCGGGGATCGTTCTGACAGTGGGTATGGCGGTGGACGCCAACGTGCTGATCTTTGAACGCATCCGCGAAGAGCTCAAGACCGCAAAGGGACCGGCCCGCGCCATCAGCCTTGGCTATGAACGCGCGCTTAGCGCCATTCTGGACGCCAACATCACCACCTTCATCATTGCAACGATCCTCTTTGTGCTTGGCTCCGGCCCTGTGCGCGGGTTCGCGGTGACGCTGGGGCTTGGCATCGTCACGTCGGTCTTTACGGCGTATTTCGTCACACGTCTGATCGTGGTGTTCTGGTTTGAACGCCGCCGTCCCAAGACAATCACGGTATAG
- the yajC gene encoding preprotein translocase subunit YajC has product MEAIQQFVPLILIFAIMYFLLIRPQQKKVKEHKAMVDGLRRGDQVVTAGGLIGKVVKVKDDGELEVELADNVKVRVVQSTIATVVSKTEPAK; this is encoded by the coding sequence ATGGAAGCCATTCAGCAATTTGTACCCCTGATCCTGATCTTCGCGATCATGTATTTTCTGCTTATCCGCCCTCAGCAAAAGAAGGTGAAAGAGCATAAGGCAATGGTGGACGGTCTGCGTCGTGGCGATCAAGTGGTCACCGCTGGCGGTCTGATCGGCAAAGTCGTCAAAGTCAAAGATGACGGCGAGCTGGAAGTCGAACTGGCCGACAACGTCAAAGTGCGCGTTGTGCAATCGACCATCGCCACCGTCGTCTCCAAGACCGAACCAGCCAAGTAA
- a CDS encoding Mth938-like domain-containing protein, with the protein MRLNEVVYSDAKPVEGYGPGFFRIGGTVFEGPVIAGTSGVSAWQGFDDHAPLLALAGKIDILFIGTGAEIAHIPADLRSTLEDAGIGVDVMSSPAAARTYNVLLSEGRRIALAMIPV; encoded by the coding sequence ATGCGTTTGAACGAGGTCGTGTATTCGGATGCCAAACCCGTCGAAGGCTATGGCCCTGGTTTCTTCCGCATTGGCGGCACGGTGTTCGAAGGGCCGGTGATCGCGGGCACCTCTGGGGTTTCTGCGTGGCAAGGCTTTGACGATCACGCACCGCTGCTGGCGCTGGCGGGCAAGATCGACATCCTGTTCATCGGCACCGGGGCCGAGATTGCGCATATCCCGGCCGACCTGCGCAGCACGCTTGAAGACGCGGGCATCGGGGTTGATGTCATGTCGTCCCCCGCCGCGGCGCGGACCTATAACGTCCTGCTCAGCGAAGGCCGTCGCATCGCCTTGGCGATGATCCCCGTCTGA
- a CDS encoding tryptophan-rich sensory protein has product MSRSLIALLTFLLAIGFAVSPFFVSGFNGFSPDQFPIPQDNPPVQPAGYAFSIWGLIYVWLIVGMGWGLWKRREDTLWHDMRLPLAPSLFVGCFWLAVAVASPIWASVLIWVMLVSALYALFRAPREDRGFAALPVGLYAGWLSAASCVSLGLLAAGYGWMSGPTAGLVFVGLAIVIAAGVQSSLMRAPTYGIGVIWALVAVVVANVATAPTVAALAAGGAIALILPTYRSWRRG; this is encoded by the coding sequence ATGTCCCGTTCCCTTATTGCCCTTTTGACCTTTCTGCTGGCGATCGGCTTTGCCGTGTCGCCTTTTTTTGTCTCCGGCTTCAACGGCTTTTCGCCGGACCAATTCCCCATCCCCCAAGACAACCCGCCGGTGCAGCCTGCGGGCTACGCGTTCTCGATCTGGGGGCTGATCTATGTCTGGTTGATCGTCGGCATGGGCTGGGGCCTGTGGAAACGCCGCGAGGATACCCTTTGGCACGACATGCGTCTGCCGCTCGCGCCGTCGCTGTTTGTCGGGTGCTTCTGGCTTGCCGTGGCCGTGGCCAGCCCGATCTGGGCATCCGTGCTGATATGGGTGATGCTGGTGTCGGCGCTTTATGCGCTGTTCCGCGCCCCGCGTGAGGATCGCGGCTTTGCCGCCCTGCCCGTGGGGCTTTATGCGGGCTGGCTAAGCGCGGCCTCCTGCGTGTCTCTGGGGCTGCTGGCGGCCGGCTATGGCTGGATGAGCGGGCCAACCGCGGGGCTGGTCTTTGTCGGGCTGGCGATTGTGATTGCAGCGGGGGTGCAATCGTCGCTGATGCGCGCGCCGACCTATGGGATCGGGGTGATCTGGGCGCTGGTCGCTGTGGTGGTGGCGAATGTCGCGACGGCCCCGACCGTTGCCGCGCTGGCCGCGGGGGGCGCGATTGCCTTGATCCTGCCCACCTACCGGTCATGGCGGCGCGGCTAA